A window of the Streptomyces sp. NBC_00454 genome harbors these coding sequences:
- a CDS encoding ABC transporter ATP-binding protein, whose protein sequence is MTPTSDTTSDTTTDTRADATARAVTDRPLLSVRDLTMSFPGKRTATGRRGAPVRAVDGVSFDLAAGQTLGLVGESGCGKSTTGRMIVRLLEPTSGSVEFEGKDISRLSQPALRPLRRHLQMVFQDPHSSLNPRQTVARIISDPLLVQGWSASDARRRAAELMDLVGLIPEHIDRYPHEFSGGQAQRIGIARSLATSPRLIIADEPVSALDVSVQAQIVNLMERLRAELGLAYVFIAHDLSVVKRVSDRVAVMYLGRIVEIGDKKSLYDNPQHPYTRALLSAVPLPDPAAERRRERIVLLGDPPSPASPPPGCTFHPRCPKAQPVCRVERPLLRIAESREVACHFPGD, encoded by the coding sequence ATGACCCCGACCTCAGACACGACCTCGGACACGACCACCGACACGAGGGCCGACGCGACGGCCCGCGCGGTCACCGACCGGCCGCTGCTCTCCGTACGCGACCTCACGATGTCCTTCCCCGGCAAGCGGACCGCGACCGGGCGCCGGGGGGCGCCCGTGCGCGCCGTGGACGGGGTCTCCTTCGACCTGGCGGCCGGTCAGACCCTGGGCCTGGTCGGCGAGTCGGGCTGCGGCAAGTCCACCACCGGACGCATGATCGTCCGACTCCTCGAACCGACCTCCGGCAGCGTGGAGTTCGAGGGCAAGGACATCAGCCGGCTCTCCCAGCCGGCCCTGCGCCCCCTGCGCCGCCACCTCCAGATGGTCTTCCAGGACCCGCACTCCTCGCTCAACCCCCGCCAGACGGTGGCCCGGATCATCTCCGACCCGCTGCTGGTCCAGGGCTGGTCGGCGTCCGACGCACGCCGCCGGGCCGCCGAACTGATGGACCTCGTCGGGCTGATCCCGGAGCACATCGACCGCTACCCGCACGAGTTCTCCGGCGGCCAGGCCCAGCGGATCGGCATCGCCCGCTCGCTCGCCACCAGCCCCCGGCTGATCATCGCCGACGAGCCGGTCTCCGCGCTCGACGTCTCGGTCCAGGCGCAGATCGTCAACCTGATGGAGCGGCTGCGCGCCGAACTGGGCCTGGCCTACGTGTTCATCGCGCACGACCTCTCGGTCGTCAAGCGGGTGAGCGACCGGGTCGCCGTCATGTACCTCGGCCGGATCGTGGAGATCGGCGACAAGAAGTCCCTCTACGACAACCCCCAGCACCCCTACACCCGGGCCCTGCTCTCCGCCGTCCCGCTTCCCGACCCGGCGGCGGAGCGCCGCCGCGAACGCATCGTCCTCCTGGGCGACCCCCCGAGCCCGGCCTCCCCACCCCCGGGCTGCACCTTCCACCCGAGATGCCCGAAGGCGCAGCCGGTGTGCCGGGTGGAACGTCCGCTGCTGCGGATCGCGGAATCACGAGAGGTGGCCTGCCACTTCCCGGGCGACTGA
- a CDS encoding cytochrome P450 yields the protein MAATGTARTGAETGKEIPRLAGVPLLGSLADLRADSLGTYLRAHHEHGDVVRITAGPPGLRAELTCVFSPEGVQQVLASQAANFRKDNAVYQEVRDALGNGLLTSQDEDYLRQRRLVQPLFTKRRVDGYAEAVASETASTLSAWERSPDGIVDVSDEMMVLALRAVARILFGADVEATVDVVDRCFPVITEYVLRRGYSPVNVPRTWPTPGNKRAAAALEELYGVCDKIVAERRGGPSADAHATGAEGEGKGEGEDLLSLLAAATSTQDAEFDATELREQVLIFLLAGHETTATSLSFSLHLLARHPELQDRARAEIAEVLDDRTPGAADLDRLPYLTQVLKEAMRLYPAAPVIGRRSVAAAEVDGHTIPAGADVILAPWVTHRHPRYWPDPERFDPDRFTPEAEAARPRYAWFPFGGGPRACIGQHFSMLESVIALAMILREYEFEAVDTEIAVSAGITLNSVGPARCRIRRVGA from the coding sequence ATGGCAGCAACGGGAACAGCACGGACAGGCGCGGAGACCGGTAAGGAGATCCCCCGGCTCGCGGGCGTACCGCTGCTCGGGTCCCTCGCCGACCTCAGGGCGGATTCGCTCGGTACGTATCTGCGCGCGCACCACGAGCACGGCGACGTCGTCCGGATCACGGCCGGGCCGCCGGGACTGCGCGCCGAGCTGACGTGCGTGTTCTCGCCGGAGGGGGTCCAGCAGGTGCTGGCATCGCAGGCGGCCAACTTCCGCAAGGACAACGCCGTCTACCAAGAGGTCCGGGACGCCCTCGGCAACGGCCTGCTGACCAGCCAGGACGAGGACTACCTGCGCCAACGTCGGCTGGTCCAGCCGCTGTTCACCAAGCGCCGGGTGGACGGGTACGCCGAGGCCGTCGCCTCGGAGACCGCATCGACCCTCAGCGCCTGGGAGCGGTCCCCGGACGGCATCGTCGACGTCTCGGACGAGATGATGGTCCTCGCCCTGCGCGCGGTGGCCCGGATCCTCTTCGGCGCCGATGTCGAAGCCACCGTCGACGTCGTGGACCGATGCTTTCCGGTCATCACCGAGTACGTGCTGCGCCGCGGCTACTCCCCCGTGAACGTCCCCCGCACCTGGCCCACTCCGGGCAACAAGCGGGCGGCGGCCGCGCTGGAGGAGCTGTACGGGGTCTGCGACAAGATCGTCGCCGAGCGCCGGGGAGGTCCCTCAGCCGATGCCCACGCCACCGGCGCCGAAGGCGAAGGCAAGGGTGAGGGCGAGGACCTGCTGTCGCTGCTCGCGGCCGCCACGAGCACGCAGGACGCCGAGTTCGACGCCACCGAACTGCGCGAACAGGTACTGATCTTCTTGCTCGCGGGACACGAGACGACCGCCACCTCGCTCTCCTTCTCCCTCCATCTGCTGGCCCGCCACCCCGAGTTGCAGGACCGGGCCCGCGCCGAGATCGCCGAGGTCCTGGACGACCGTACGCCCGGGGCCGCCGACCTCGACCGCCTCCCGTACCTCACCCAGGTGCTCAAGGAGGCCATGCGGCTCTACCCGGCCGCCCCGGTCATCGGCCGCCGCTCGGTCGCGGCGGCCGAGGTGGACGGCCACACCATCCCGGCGGGCGCGGACGTGATCCTGGCTCCGTGGGTGACCCACCGCCACCCCCGGTACTGGCCGGACCCGGAGCGCTTCGACCCCGACCGGTTCACCCCGGAGGCGGAGGCGGCCAGGCCCCGTTACGCCTGGTTCCCCTTCGGCGGGGGCCCGCGCGCCTGCATCGGTCAGCACTTCTCGATGCTGGAGTCGGTGATCGCGCTGGCGATGATCCTGCGGGAGTACGAGTTCGAGGCCGTGGACACCGAGATCGCGGTGTCCGCCGGGATCACCCTGAACTCCGTGGGCCCGGCGCGCTGCCGGATCCGGCGCGTGGGCGCCTGA
- a CDS encoding ADP-ribosyltransferase: MITSALRRRVVALATVLAAALLPPVSASASVHAAAPANSCPRVQNHLFAAADDSVEIERITPSPSWRINCKQLYRSDGRPPEVVFEEGFLPRDVRNGQYDIESYVLVNQPSPYVSTTYDHDLYKSWKSGWNYYIDAPGGVDVNQTIGDTHKYARQVEVAFPGGIERSFIVAVCRVDTVKKVEIMDECQDNPHYEPWRTNYPG, encoded by the coding sequence ATGATCACCTCTGCTCTGCGCCGCCGTGTCGTCGCGCTCGCGACCGTCCTCGCCGCAGCCTTGTTGCCGCCGGTTTCCGCCTCCGCCTCCGTCCATGCGGCGGCGCCCGCGAACTCCTGCCCCCGGGTCCAGAACCACCTCTTCGCCGCCGCCGACGACAGCGTCGAGATCGAGCGGATCACCCCGTCCCCGTCCTGGCGGATCAACTGCAAGCAGCTCTACCGCTCGGACGGCCGCCCGCCGGAGGTGGTCTTCGAGGAGGGCTTCCTCCCCAGGGACGTCCGCAACGGCCAGTACGACATCGAGAGTTACGTCCTGGTCAACCAGCCCTCCCCGTACGTCTCCACGACCTATGACCACGACCTTTACAAGTCCTGGAAGAGCGGCTGGAATTACTACATCGACGCCCCCGGCGGGGTGGACGTCAACCAGACCATCGGCGACACCCACAAGTACGCCCGCCAGGTCGAGGTGGCTTTCCCGGGCGGCATCGAGCGCTCGTTCATCGTGGCCGTCTGCCGGGTCGACACGGTGAAGAAGGTCGAGATCATGGACGAGTGCCAGGACAACCCGCACTACGAGCCCTGGCGCACCAACTACCCGGGCTGA
- a CDS encoding excalibur calcium-binding domain-containing protein — translation MFHRRGVAIATAVGAVVLLVSGCQDSAAPKGADKPRGTPTPTSTAGPSMPALVGKKHAEAEILVKQVITKAPEVRSAYVDVPLAADHAQWAVCFQTPAAATSVVGTTSVEISLTAPGIPCPEQAGATLHPTKAPSRPSTPTPGAPKPKSSPTPAPGPKDVTYKNCDEAKAAGAAPIRRGQPGYGKHLDRDNDGIACDK, via the coding sequence ATGTTTCACCGTCGGGGCGTCGCCATAGCGACCGCCGTGGGGGCCGTCGTACTGCTCGTCTCCGGGTGCCAGGACTCGGCCGCGCCGAAGGGTGCCGACAAGCCGAGGGGTACGCCCACGCCGACCTCCACCGCCGGACCCTCGATGCCCGCGCTCGTCGGCAAGAAGCACGCCGAGGCCGAGATCCTCGTCAAGCAGGTGATCACCAAGGCGCCAGAGGTCCGCAGTGCGTACGTCGATGTCCCGCTGGCCGCCGACCACGCGCAGTGGGCGGTCTGCTTCCAGACTCCGGCGGCAGCCACTTCCGTGGTGGGCACCACCTCCGTCGAGATCTCCCTCACCGCGCCCGGGATCCCGTGCCCGGAGCAGGCGGGCGCCACCCTGCACCCGACCAAGGCCCCGAGCCGCCCGTCGACCCCGACCCCGGGCGCCCCGAAGCCGAAGTCAAGCCCGACTCCGGCTCCCGGCCCCAAGGACGTCACCTACAAGAACTGCGACGAGGCCAAGGCCGCCGGCGCGGCCCCCATCCGGCGCGGCCAGCCCGGCTACGGCAAGCACCTCGACCGGGACAACGACGGCATCGCCTGCGACAAGTAG
- a CDS encoding trypco2 family protein, whose translation MRDPLENVELAEAVQGLRDQLMASVHAADGQRVRFEVDEITLDFSVELRRDATVKAGFKAWVVSGDAQVGVAQNAVHKVSVKLKPKDSVNGGPIEIGNQAEVDMGDFEHPSGLRGG comes from the coding sequence GTGCGCGATCCGTTGGAGAACGTGGAACTCGCGGAGGCCGTACAGGGCTTGCGGGATCAGCTGATGGCCTCCGTGCACGCCGCGGACGGCCAGCGCGTCAGGTTCGAGGTCGACGAGATCACTCTGGACTTCTCGGTCGAGCTGCGGCGCGACGCGACGGTCAAGGCGGGGTTCAAGGCCTGGGTGGTCTCCGGCGACGCCCAGGTGGGGGTGGCGCAGAACGCCGTCCACAAGGTGTCCGTGAAGCTGAAGCCGAAGGACTCGGTCAACGGCGGGCCGATCGAGATCGGAAATCAGGCCGAAGTCGACATGGGTGACTTCGAGCATCCGTCCGGACTGCGCGGCGGATGA
- a CDS encoding MFS transporter has translation MDRNATPSSTSTGTNGKVRGSGHGLALLVIASCQLMVVLDITIVNIALPHIQTALGFSTESLSWVVNAYTLTFGGLLLLGGRTGDILGRRRVFMFGVLLFGLASLLGGLAQNAGQLMGARALQGVGGAIASPTALALITTTFKEGPERNRAFGVFAGVSAGGGAIGLLAGGLLVEWLNWRWVLFVNVPIALLIALATPKVIRESERHPGHFDLAGALLSTIGMVALVYGFIRASQEGWRDGLTLVSFAAAVVLLCLFVVNERRSPQPITPLHMFADRNRAGTYAIMLFFACAIFGMFFFLTLFVQNVLGFSPLRAGLAFLPVSVMVAVFAGITSQLLPKLGPKPFMVSGSLCAAAGLAWLTQTDIHSTYLGSILGPMLLFSAGMGQQFVSLTLMALSNVPDRESGAASGLLNSMQQVGGSLGLSILVTVFGTASRNEAKDQVGSFLRDSTPEQKAFFARTKQFPKPWSDQVLTSGVSAAFVAAAAFTLVTALIALFVIQVRPSDLARLQGNHAPAATKA, from the coding sequence GTGGACCGGAACGCTACGCCGAGCAGCACCAGCACTGGGACCAACGGCAAGGTCCGAGGAAGCGGACACGGGCTCGCCCTGCTCGTGATCGCCTCCTGTCAACTCATGGTCGTTCTCGACATCACCATCGTGAACATCGCGCTGCCGCACATCCAGACGGCCCTCGGCTTCTCCACGGAGAGCCTGTCCTGGGTGGTCAACGCCTACACCCTCACCTTCGGCGGCCTGCTGCTCCTCGGCGGGCGCACCGGCGACATCCTCGGCCGGCGACGCGTCTTCATGTTCGGCGTACTGCTCTTCGGCCTGGCCTCGCTGCTGGGCGGACTCGCCCAGAACGCGGGCCAGTTGATGGGCGCCCGCGCCCTCCAGGGCGTCGGCGGCGCCATCGCCTCACCGACCGCGCTCGCGCTGATCACCACCACCTTCAAGGAAGGCCCCGAACGCAACCGGGCGTTCGGCGTGTTCGCCGGCGTCTCTGCGGGCGGCGGCGCGATCGGGCTGCTCGCGGGCGGCCTCCTCGTGGAGTGGCTCAACTGGCGGTGGGTGCTCTTCGTCAACGTCCCCATCGCCCTGCTGATCGCCCTGGCCACCCCCAAGGTGATCCGCGAGTCCGAACGCCATCCCGGACACTTCGACCTCGCGGGCGCCCTGCTCTCCACGATCGGCATGGTCGCCCTGGTCTACGGGTTCATCCGCGCCTCCCAGGAGGGCTGGCGGGACGGGCTGACGCTGGTCTCCTTCGCGGCGGCCGTGGTCCTGCTCTGCCTCTTCGTCGTCAACGAGCGGCGCTCGCCACAGCCGATCACCCCGCTCCACATGTTCGCGGACCGCAACCGGGCCGGAACCTACGCGATCATGCTCTTCTTCGCCTGCGCCATCTTCGGCATGTTCTTCTTCCTGACCCTGTTCGTGCAGAACGTGCTGGGCTTCAGCCCGCTGCGCGCCGGGCTCGCCTTCCTGCCGGTCAGCGTGATGGTCGCGGTGTTCGCGGGGATCACCTCCCAACTGCTCCCGAAACTGGGGCCCAAGCCCTTCATGGTGTCGGGATCCCTGTGTGCGGCCGCCGGACTGGCCTGGCTCACGCAGACCGACATCCACTCGACGTACCTGGGCAGCATCCTGGGACCGATGCTGCTCTTCAGCGCGGGCATGGGTCAGCAGTTCGTGTCCCTGACCCTGATGGCGCTCTCGAACGTCCCCGACCGGGAGTCGGGCGCGGCCTCCGGGCTGCTCAACTCGATGCAGCAGGTGGGTGGCTCGCTCGGACTGTCCATCCTGGTCACGGTGTTCGGCACGGCCAGCCGCAACGAGGCCAAGGACCAGGTGGGTTCCTTCCTGCGCGACTCCACGCCGGAGCAGAAGGCCTTCTTCGCACGCACCAAACAGTTCCCGAAGCCGTGGAGCGATCAGGTCCTCACCTCGGGAGTCAGCGCCGCCTTCGTGGCGGCAGCCGCGTTCACCCTGGTCACGGCGCTGATCGCGCTCTTCGTCATCCAGGTCAGACCCTCGGACCTCGCCCGCCTCCAGGGCAACCACGCTCCCGCCGCGACGAAGGCCTGA
- a CDS encoding prolyl oligopeptidase family serine peptidase has translation MDRMDDFLRLSASTARFTYGAPRAFAFGDEGRLLWFLRSTGPTDPLDSLWVLDTATGTETRLADPRELCPELDSAAAAPPLPVAERRLRERTRLVAAGIGSYALSGDGLRAVFPLYGRLYEVTCPAGAERGAEPGQPAQPAQPKEVPVAGPAFDPRPDADGSRIAYVADDALYTAPGGRISPEDGARWGVAEFAAAEELGRSRGHWWSPDGESLLAARVDESALQRRWFADPAHPELAAEDFAYPEAGGPNADVQLWVLGPGRDPVRLDWDAQTYPYLSDAGWESPGEILLTVQDRLQQHVLLLSADPATGRTRELSRTTDPRWVDPMVPGTPARLADGRMLTSADTPDGAARGLAVDGVLLTGDGFQVRRVAGAHGDRLLIEGARRDPSEQQVFFLDPDSGELSPLADGPGVHSVQGSGGALLLTSASADGIRRVLRSADGREFTPQDFSQAMPYRVVPVLERVTEHEIPTALVLPRGHVPGTRLPVLLDSYGGPGAQDVCAEPRRWQHRQWWADQGFAVVTIDNRGTAYVSPRFTHAMYRGFSDVTLDDQVAALLALGERHADLDLDRVGIRGWSYGGYLSALAVLRRPDVFHAAAAGAAPTDMRHYDTAYTERYLGLPAENPEVYERDSLIADAEGLSRPLLLVTGLADDNVHPSHTLRLSRALTDAGRPHQLLALPGVTHMTPGGVREKIMVQELAFFRRELGLCL, from the coding sequence ATGGATCGCATGGATGACTTCCTCAGGCTCTCCGCGAGCACCGCCCGGTTCACCTACGGCGCCCCGCGCGCCTTCGCCTTCGGCGACGAAGGCCGGCTCCTCTGGTTCCTCCGCTCCACCGGACCCACGGACCCCCTCGACTCCCTCTGGGTCCTGGACACCGCCACCGGCACCGAGACCCGCCTTGCCGACCCCCGCGAACTGTGCCCCGAGCTGGACTCCGCGGCCGCGGCCCCGCCCCTGCCCGTCGCCGAGCGCCGCCTGCGCGAGCGGACCCGGCTCGTGGCGGCCGGGATCGGCTCGTACGCGCTCTCCGGCGACGGCCTGCGCGCGGTGTTCCCGCTGTACGGGCGGCTGTACGAGGTCACGTGCCCGGCCGGAGCGGAACGCGGCGCGGAGCCCGGGCAGCCCGCCCAGCCCGCTCAGCCCAAGGAGGTCCCCGTCGCCGGGCCCGCCTTCGATCCCCGCCCCGACGCCGACGGCTCCCGCATCGCCTACGTCGCCGACGACGCCCTGTACACCGCCCCCGGCGGCCGGATCAGCCCCGAGGACGGAGCCCGCTGGGGCGTCGCCGAGTTCGCCGCCGCCGAGGAGCTCGGGCGCTCCCGGGGGCACTGGTGGTCCCCGGACGGGGAAAGCCTGCTCGCCGCCCGCGTCGACGAATCCGCCCTCCAGCGGCGCTGGTTCGCCGACCCGGCGCACCCGGAGCTGGCGGCCGAGGACTTCGCGTACCCCGAGGCGGGCGGCCCCAACGCGGACGTCCAGCTGTGGGTCCTCGGACCGGGCCGCGACCCCGTACGCCTCGACTGGGACGCGCAGACCTACCCGTACCTCTCCGACGCCGGCTGGGAGTCGCCCGGGGAGATCCTGCTGACCGTCCAGGACCGGCTCCAGCAGCACGTCCTGCTGCTCTCCGCCGACCCGGCCACCGGGCGGACCCGGGAGCTGTCGCGCACCACCGACCCCCGGTGGGTGGACCCCATGGTCCCCGGCACCCCGGCGCGCCTGGCCGACGGGCGGATGCTGACCAGCGCCGACACCCCCGACGGCGCCGCCCGCGGGCTCGCGGTGGACGGGGTGCTCCTGACCGGCGACGGGTTCCAGGTCCGCCGGGTCGCCGGGGCCCACGGGGACCGGCTGCTGATCGAGGGCGCCCGGCGCGACCCCTCCGAGCAGCAGGTGTTCTTCCTGGATCCGGACTCCGGCGAGCTGAGCCCGCTCGCGGACGGACCCGGGGTCCACTCGGTCCAGGGATCCGGCGGGGCGCTGCTGCTCACCTCTGCCTCCGCGGACGGCATCCGGCGGGTCCTGCGGAGCGCGGACGGGCGGGAGTTCACTCCGCAGGACTTCTCGCAGGCGATGCCGTACCGGGTGGTTCCGGTGCTGGAGCGGGTCACCGAGCACGAGATCCCCACCGCGCTCGTGCTGCCGCGCGGGCACGTACCCGGCACCCGGCTGCCCGTACTCCTCGACAGCTACGGCGGCCCCGGCGCACAGGACGTCTGCGCGGAGCCGCGGCGCTGGCAGCACCGGCAGTGGTGGGCCGACCAGGGCTTCGCCGTGGTGACCATCGACAACCGGGGCACGGCGTACGTCTCCCCGCGGTTCACGCACGCCATGTACCGGGGGTTCTCGGACGTCACCCTGGACGACCAGGTCGCAGCCCTGCTCGCGCTCGGGGAGCGCCACGCCGACCTCGACCTGGACCGGGTCGGGATCCGCGGGTGGTCGTACGGCGGGTACCTGTCCGCGCTCGCGGTGCTGCGGCGGCCGGACGTCTTCCACGCGGCCGCCGCGGGGGCCGCGCCGACGGACATGCGGCACTACGACACCGCGTACACGGAGCGGTACCTGGGCCTGCCGGCGGAGAATCCCGAGGTGTACGAGCGGGACTCGCTGATCGCGGACGCGGAGGGGCTTTCGCGGCCGCTGCTGCTGGTGACGGGGCTGGCCGATGACAATGTGCATCCTTCGCACACGCTGCGGTTGTCGCGGGCGCTGACGGATGCGGGGCGTCCGCATCAGCTGCTCGCGCTGCCTGGGGTCACTCACATGACCCCGGGCGGGGTGCGGGAGAAGATCATGGTGCAGGAACTGGCGTTCTTCCGGCGGGAGCTGGGCCTCTGCCTCTGA
- a CDS encoding TIGR00730 family Rossman fold protein, protein MNICVFLSAADLDERYTGPAREFAELLGKGGHTLVWGGSESGLMKVVADGVQAAGGRLVGVSVGFLAASARKNADEMVIAGDLAERKALLLAKADAVAIMVGGTGTLDEATEILELKKHGKTTKPVVLLNTAGFYDGLKTQFRRMEEEGFLPVPLTDLVFFADDAETALAHLVENAGA, encoded by the coding sequence ATGAACATTTGCGTCTTCCTCTCGGCCGCCGACCTCGACGAGCGCTACACCGGACCGGCCCGGGAGTTCGCCGAACTCCTCGGCAAGGGCGGTCACACGCTGGTGTGGGGCGGCTCCGAGAGCGGCTTGATGAAGGTCGTCGCGGACGGCGTCCAGGCGGCGGGGGGCCGGCTCGTGGGCGTATCGGTCGGCTTCCTGGCGGCCAGCGCCCGCAAGAACGCCGACGAGATGGTGATCGCCGGCGACCTCGCCGAACGCAAGGCGCTGCTGCTGGCCAAGGCCGACGCGGTCGCGATCATGGTCGGTGGGACCGGGACGCTGGACGAGGCGACCGAGATCCTGGAGCTCAAGAAGCACGGAAAGACCACGAAGCCGGTGGTGCTCCTCAACACGGCGGGGTTCTACGACGGCCTCAAGACGCAGTTCCGGCGGATGGAGGAGGAGGGGTTCCTGCCGGTGCCCCTGACCGACCTGGTCTTCTTCGCCGACGACGCCGAGACGGCGCTCGCCCATCTGGTGGAGAACGCGGGCGCGTAG